A single region of the Vibrio cyclitrophicus genome encodes:
- a CDS encoding DUF2391 family protein: protein MKLSFNFEDASQIFVGSFALAVPISFSEEAWKLGETLPTANLLLLFLLSAVFLGFYTYESVFQKDVVARLPVFIFRIVIAYVMTALVVALVLTCLDKLPLLSDPVVSFKRVIVISMPASMGAIVVDSFDKE from the coding sequence ATGAAATTAAGTTTTAACTTTGAAGATGCGAGCCAAATCTTTGTGGGATCTTTTGCTTTGGCCGTGCCGATTTCTTTTTCTGAAGAGGCTTGGAAGTTAGGGGAAACTTTACCTACCGCTAATCTATTGTTGCTATTTTTACTGTCCGCAGTGTTCTTAGGCTTCTATACGTATGAGAGTGTCTTTCAAAAAGATGTTGTCGCACGGTTGCCGGTGTTTATTTTCAGAATAGTTATTGCTTATGTTATGACGGCATTGGTCGTTGCTTTGGTACTGACTTGCCTGGACAAATTACCGTTATTGAGTGACCCAGTTGTATCGTTCAAAAGAGTGATTGTTATTTCAATGCCTGCCTCTATGGGCGCTATTGTAGTGGATAGTTTTGATAAAGAGTGA
- the mutY gene encoding A/G-specific adenine glycosylase — protein MTPFATAILKWYDAFGRKKLPWQQNKTAYTVWLSEIMLQQTQVATVIPYYQRFLERFPTVIDLANAEQDEVLHLWTGLGYYARARNLHKAAKIVAEQYGGEFPLSIEEMNALPGIGRSTAAAVLSSVHKLPHAILDGNVKRTLARSFAVEGWPGQKKVENQLWEHAEAHTPNKDVDKYNQAMMDMGAMVCTRSKPKCTLCPIESMCEAKKLDRQLDFPGKKPKKEKPVKETWFVILYHDNQVWLEQRPQSGIWGGLFCFPQNENAEIEHQLALRSIKDTQTNSIKTMIAFRHTFSHYHLDITPVLVKLDKQPDLIMEGTKGLWYNLSKPEEIGLAAPVKQLIESLPFELNDDV, from the coding sequence GTGACTCCTTTCGCAACCGCCATATTAAAGTGGTATGACGCCTTTGGGCGTAAAAAATTACCTTGGCAACAAAACAAAACCGCCTACACCGTTTGGCTATCTGAAATCATGCTTCAGCAGACTCAGGTTGCTACGGTGATTCCATACTACCAACGCTTCTTGGAACGTTTCCCAACGGTTATTGACCTAGCGAACGCCGAACAAGATGAAGTGCTCCACTTATGGACGGGGCTTGGTTATTACGCGCGAGCTCGTAACCTTCACAAAGCAGCCAAGATTGTTGCTGAACAATATGGTGGTGAGTTTCCGCTATCTATTGAAGAGATGAACGCGCTGCCGGGCATCGGTCGCTCGACTGCAGCAGCAGTGCTGTCTTCGGTTCACAAGCTTCCTCATGCGATTCTTGATGGCAATGTAAAACGAACGCTTGCGAGAAGCTTTGCCGTTGAAGGGTGGCCGGGGCAAAAGAAAGTCGAGAACCAACTTTGGGAACACGCCGAAGCACATACTCCGAACAAAGATGTCGATAAGTACAACCAAGCAATGATGGACATGGGTGCGATGGTTTGTACCCGTAGCAAGCCTAAGTGCACCTTGTGCCCGATTGAAAGCATGTGTGAGGCCAAGAAGCTCGATAGACAGCTCGACTTCCCAGGCAAAAAGCCTAAGAAAGAAAAGCCAGTAAAAGAAACATGGTTTGTGATTCTGTATCACGATAACCAAGTGTGGCTCGAACAGCGCCCTCAATCTGGTATCTGGGGAGGCTTATTCTGTTTCCCTCAAAATGAAAACGCAGAGATCGAACATCAGTTAGCTCTTCGCTCGATCAAAGACACTCAAACCAATTCGATCAAGACCATGATTGCGTTTAGACACACTTTCAGCCACTACCACTTAGATATCACGCCAGTATTAGTGAAATTAGATAAACAACCAGATTTGATAATGGAAGGGACTAAAGGTCTCTGGTATAACTTATCAAAACCGGAAGAAATTGGCCTAGCCGCTCCTGTAAAGCAGCTTATTGAGAGCCTACCCTTTGAACTGAACGACGACGTTTGA
- the trmB gene encoding tRNA (guanosine(46)-N7)-methyltransferase TrmB codes for MSEVTTNEYTEDGKLVRKIRSFVRREGRLTKGQENAMNECWPTMGIDYNPELLNWKEVFGNDNPVVLEIGFGMGASLVEMAKNAPEKNFLGIEVHSPGVGACLGTARDAGVTNLRVMCHDAVEVFEHMIPDSSLHTLQLFFPDPWHKARHHKRRIVKAEFAEMVRGKLQLDTGIFHMATDWENYAEHMIEVMNVAPGFENIAEDGDYIPRPDERPLTKFEARGHRLGHGVWDIKYKRTK; via the coding sequence ATGAGTGAAGTGACCACTAACGAATATACTGAAGACGGCAAACTGGTTCGTAAGATCCGCAGTTTTGTTCGCCGCGAAGGCCGCTTAACAAAAGGCCAAGAAAACGCGATGAACGAATGTTGGCCAACAATGGGTATCGACTACAACCCAGAGCTTCTTAACTGGAAAGAAGTATTTGGCAACGATAACCCAGTTGTACTAGAGATTGGCTTCGGTATGGGTGCATCACTGGTTGAAATGGCAAAGAACGCACCTGAGAAAAACTTCTTAGGTATTGAAGTTCACAGCCCAGGTGTTGGTGCTTGTTTAGGTACAGCACGTGATGCTGGCGTAACTAACCTGCGTGTGATGTGTCACGATGCAGTAGAAGTATTTGAACACATGATTCCAGATAGCAGCCTGCATACACTGCAACTGTTCTTCCCTGACCCATGGCACAAAGCTCGTCATCACAAACGTCGTATTGTTAAGGCTGAGTTTGCAGAAATGGTTCGCGGTAAGCTTCAACTTGATACTGGTATTTTCCACATGGCAACAGACTGGGAAAACTACGCAGAGCACATGATTGAAGTGATGAACGTTGCTCCAGGCTTCGAGAATATCGCTGAAGATGGTGATTACATTCCTCGCCCAGATGAGCGCCCACTGACTAAATTTGAAGCTCGTGGCCACCGTCTTGGTCATGGTGTTTGGGATATTAAGTACAAGCGTACTAAGTAA
- the mltC gene encoding membrane-bound lytic murein transglycosylase MltC has translation MKKLSYFLTAMLLTGCSREFVESIYDVNYEPTNRFVSNLAELPGQFEKDTGALDALINSFSGNIQKRWGSSEVKMAGKSNYVKYIDNYLSRSEVNFSEGLITVETVSSTEPKKHLKNAIMTTLLTPDDPAHVDLFSSKSIKLEGKPFLYNQVVDQEKKPIQWTWRANQFADYLIANNLKTKEVDFKKAYYVEIPMVADHASQRSYQYADIVRRASQRYDIPEDLIYAIIKTESSFNPYAVSWANAYGLMQVVPKTAGRDVFKLVKNKPGEPTPEYLFNPENNIDAGTAYFYILKNRYLKDVQHPTTLEYSMISAYNGGTGGVLNTFSKDRKRAMRDLNSLQPSQAYWALTKKHPNKESRRYLEKVTKFKKDFNQGKT, from the coding sequence ATGAAAAAGCTAAGTTACTTCCTAACAGCCATGTTGTTAACAGGCTGCAGCCGTGAATTTGTCGAAAGCATTTATGATGTTAATTACGAACCGACCAACCGATTCGTAAGCAACTTGGCAGAGCTACCTGGTCAGTTTGAAAAAGACACCGGAGCACTGGATGCGTTGATTAATAGCTTTTCTGGCAATATCCAAAAGCGCTGGGGCAGCAGTGAAGTAAAAATGGCAGGTAAGAGTAACTATGTGAAATACATAGACAATTACTTGAGCCGCTCAGAAGTAAACTTTAGCGAAGGCCTAATAACAGTAGAAACCGTGTCCTCAACTGAGCCTAAAAAACACCTCAAGAATGCGATAATGACGACGCTTTTGACGCCAGATGATCCGGCGCATGTCGACCTATTCTCTTCAAAAAGCATTAAATTAGAAGGTAAACCTTTCCTCTACAATCAGGTCGTCGACCAAGAGAAAAAGCCTATTCAATGGACATGGCGCGCTAACCAATTCGCTGATTACCTGATCGCTAATAACCTCAAAACCAAAGAAGTCGACTTTAAAAAAGCCTACTACGTTGAGATCCCGATGGTGGCCGATCACGCGAGTCAGCGTAGTTATCAATATGCAGATATCGTCCGACGTGCCTCTCAGCGTTATGACATTCCTGAAGACTTGATTTACGCGATCATCAAAACAGAAAGTAGTTTTAACCCATATGCGGTGAGCTGGGCGAATGCATATGGTCTTATGCAAGTCGTACCAAAAACGGCAGGTCGAGACGTATTTAAACTGGTAAAGAACAAGCCTGGAGAACCCACTCCTGAGTATTTATTCAATCCAGAAAACAACATTGATGCTGGCACGGCTTACTTTTACATCCTCAAGAATCGCTACCTTAAAGACGTGCAACACCCAACAACGCTTGAGTACAGTATGATTTCTGCATACAACGGCGGTACTGGTGGGGTACTCAATACCTTCAGTAAGGACAGAAAGCGGGCAATGCGTGACTTAAATTCATTGCAACCTAGTCAAGCTTACTGGGCACTGACAAAGAAACACCCAAACAAAGAGTCGCGTCGATACTTAGAAAAAGTAACAAAATTCAAGAAAGATTTTAACCAAGGTAAAACGTAA
- a CDS encoding cache domain-containing protein: MKLKTQAYLLSGIILIALLALTATGLWTLRVASNMDNKARVTELFKSAYSILTEVEKMAIDGTLEEQQAKQLATRLLRNNIYKDNEYVYVADENMTFVATPLDPQLHGTSFNDFKDGDGNSVGQLIQRVLGNRTGQIIEYTWTQKLPAGTIEEKLSIAEKTPHWGWVVGTGIGFNEVNARFWSTAQWQLFLCVAIAGLILSSLIVSIKRMLALLGGEPKDVREAVQAVAEGRIQTSFETQAINGSIYHAVQQMSKSLAELVSNLNASMLALRSELQRVEDRAGSIAQLTETQQQSTEMIATAMTEMASSANNVADSAGDTARNTDEADKQSQHTQQLIHNTVDNIQGLAGQLGTASEAVANLDSDVHNIVKVLDVIGDIAEQTNLLALNAAIEAARAGEQGRGFAVVADEVRNLAGRTQSSTKEIQLMINNLQEGSRNAIKTMEVCATTSESTVTESQNASEALQQIVVALESISSMSHQIATAAAEQTQVSDDISKRINMIEESGNQLSNVVTESHNSTQTLASLSNELEAWVNRFEVKH, encoded by the coding sequence ATGAAATTAAAAACGCAAGCTTACTTATTATCGGGCATCATCTTGATCGCTCTGCTAGCGCTAACTGCGACTGGTTTATGGACCTTGAGGGTCGCGAGTAACATGGACAACAAAGCTCGTGTGACAGAGCTATTTAAGAGCGCATACAGCATTCTTACTGAAGTCGAAAAAATGGCTATTGATGGCACTCTAGAAGAACAACAGGCCAAACAGCTTGCTACTCGCCTGCTACGTAACAACATCTATAAAGACAATGAATACGTTTATGTTGCGGATGAAAACATGACGTTTGTTGCGACACCTCTGGATCCACAACTACACGGAACCAGCTTTAATGATTTTAAAGACGGTGATGGAAATAGTGTTGGCCAACTCATTCAACGAGTACTGGGTAATCGTACTGGCCAGATCATTGAGTACACCTGGACACAAAAGCTTCCAGCCGGAACGATTGAAGAAAAACTGTCTATTGCAGAGAAGACTCCGCATTGGGGTTGGGTTGTAGGTACAGGTATCGGGTTCAATGAAGTCAATGCACGTTTCTGGTCGACTGCTCAATGGCAATTGTTTCTATGTGTCGCGATTGCTGGCCTTATTTTATCAAGCCTAATTGTATCTATTAAGCGAATGCTGGCACTTCTTGGCGGAGAGCCTAAAGATGTAAGAGAAGCGGTACAAGCCGTCGCAGAAGGCCGCATTCAAACCTCTTTTGAAACTCAGGCAATAAACGGCAGTATTTATCACGCTGTACAACAAATGAGTAAGTCGTTAGCCGAGCTAGTATCAAACCTTAATGCCTCAATGCTGGCATTAAGAAGTGAGTTACAGCGTGTGGAAGATCGTGCAGGTTCTATCGCTCAGCTGACCGAGACCCAGCAACAGTCGACTGAGATGATCGCGACAGCTATGACGGAAATGGCCTCTTCAGCCAACAATGTTGCTGATTCAGCGGGCGATACTGCGCGTAATACTGACGAAGCTGATAAACAGAGCCAACATACTCAGCAGCTAATTCACAACACAGTAGATAACATTCAAGGTCTAGCAGGCCAACTCGGCACAGCAAGTGAAGCCGTCGCTAACTTAGATAGCGATGTACATAACATCGTTAAGGTCTTAGACGTCATCGGTGATATTGCAGAACAAACTAACCTTCTAGCACTGAATGCGGCAATTGAAGCAGCGCGTGCTGGTGAACAAGGTCGCGGATTTGCCGTTGTAGCAGATGAAGTTCGCAACCTTGCAGGTCGAACACAATCAAGCACCAAAGAAATCCAACTAATGATCAATAACCTTCAAGAAGGCTCTCGTAACGCGATAAAAACCATGGAAGTGTGTGCGACTACCAGTGAAAGCACCGTAACAGAGTCTCAGAATGCCTCTGAAGCACTACAACAGATAGTTGTGGCGTTAGAGTCTATTTCATCAATGAGTCATCAAATCGCGACAGCCGCCGCTGAACAGACTCAGGTGAGTGATGATATTTCGAAGCGTATCAATATGATCGAAGAAAGTGGCAACCAACTGAGCAATGTAGTGACAGAAAGTCATAACAGCACTCAAACACTCGCCTCTCTTTCTAACGAATTAGAAGCTTGGGTTAATAGGTTTGAAGTAAAACACTAA
- a CDS encoding oxidative damage protection protein — translation MSRTVFCARLQKDAEGLDFQLYPGDLGKRIFDNISKEAWGQWQSKQTMLINEKKLNMMDPEHRKLLETEMVNFLFEGKDVVIDGYTPPSE, via the coding sequence ATGAGCCGCACTGTATTTTGTGCTCGCCTTCAAAAAGATGCTGAAGGCCTAGATTTTCAACTTTACCCAGGTGACTTAGGTAAGCGTATCTTTGACAACATCTCTAAAGAAGCTTGGGGGCAATGGCAAAGCAAGCAAACCATGCTGATCAATGAGAAGAAGCTAAATATGATGGATCCTGAACATCGTAAACTTCTTGAAACTGAGATGGTTAACTTCCTTTTCGAAGGTAAAGATGTCGTTATTGATGGCTACACTCCACCAAGCGAATAA